One window of Pseudacidobacterium ailaaui genomic DNA carries:
- a CDS encoding ABC transporter substrate-binding protein, which produces MPERFAMLVLALLFFISGCNRYHATGNIVTVLIESSPTNLDPRIGVDAQSERIDSLLFDALVRRDHHFNLQPWLAEKWETPNPLTYVFHLRKDVRFHNGHPLTSTDVKYTLDSILQGMVISVKANAYQAIDRVETPDPLTVVIYLKKPDPALLWNLSDGGFGVVPAGSGRDFWKHPIGSGPFEFVSQEQDKEVVLQRAPHSWQPQPSIERVRFAVVPDATTRALELQKGSADAAMNALPADTVYALRRERNLEIDSGPGTTLMYLIFNTRDPILRDGRVRRAIALAINRPLLIHSLYRDQARLAESVLPPEHWAWNGNVEAHKYDLAAANRLLDNAGYPRQRNGFRFHIGLKTSTDEGSRLLAMAIQQQLSQAGIAVDLRSYEFATFYSDISRGIFQIAPSRWIGGNEAPDIFRYSFATASFPPHGANRGFYTNPELDRLLEDAASDTDQQRQKADYDRVQEILASDLPTLNLWYLDTVLVHSRRLQNIHLSPSGNYDFLRDATVKE; this is translated from the coding sequence ATGCCTGAACGATTTGCCATGCTGGTACTTGCGCTCCTTTTTTTTATTTCCGGCTGCAACCGGTACCATGCAACAGGAAACATCGTGACCGTGCTGATTGAAAGCAGCCCAACCAACCTTGATCCGCGGATTGGCGTAGACGCCCAGTCAGAACGCATTGACTCGCTCCTATTTGATGCGCTGGTGCGCCGCGATCATCATTTCAATCTGCAACCCTGGCTGGCAGAAAAATGGGAGACTCCTAACCCACTGACTTATGTCTTCCATCTGCGCAAAGATGTGCGTTTTCACAATGGCCACCCTCTTACTTCAACAGATGTAAAGTACACCTTAGATTCCATCCTTCAGGGAATGGTCATCAGCGTAAAAGCGAATGCCTATCAGGCCATCGACCGCGTGGAAACACCCGACCCGCTCACTGTAGTCATTTACCTGAAGAAGCCGGACCCTGCGCTGCTGTGGAACCTGAGCGATGGCGGATTTGGCGTTGTGCCTGCAGGCAGCGGACGCGATTTCTGGAAGCACCCCATCGGCAGCGGCCCCTTTGAGTTCGTCAGCCAGGAACAGGACAAAGAAGTCGTCCTCCAACGCGCACCACATTCCTGGCAACCACAACCCTCTATCGAAAGGGTGCGCTTCGCCGTTGTTCCGGATGCTACCACCCGCGCTTTGGAATTACAGAAAGGTTCCGCAGACGCAGCCATGAATGCCCTGCCCGCCGATACGGTCTATGCGCTCCGGCGTGAGCGCAATCTGGAGATCGACTCCGGACCTGGGACCACACTGATGTATCTCATTTTCAATACGCGCGACCCCATTCTGCGCGATGGTCGCGTGCGGAGGGCCATTGCACTGGCCATCAACCGCCCGCTGCTGATTCACTCTTTGTACCGTGACCAGGCGCGACTCGCCGAAAGCGTACTGCCCCCGGAGCACTGGGCCTGGAACGGAAATGTAGAAGCACACAAGTATGACCTGGCAGCGGCAAACCGACTGCTCGACAATGCCGGATATCCACGCCAGCGCAACGGTTTCCGCTTTCACATTGGCTTGAAGACTTCTACCGATGAAGGAAGCCGCCTGCTCGCCATGGCCATCCAGCAACAGCTTTCGCAGGCAGGAATTGCAGTGGACCTTCGCAGCTATGAATTTGCCACATTTTACTCCGACATCAGCCGCGGCATCTTCCAGATAGCGCCCTCACGCTGGATCGGAGGAAATGAAGCTCCAGACATCTTTCGTTACTCTTTCGCAACGGCGAGTTTTCCTCCACATGGAGCCAACCGAGGCTTCTATACGAATCCCGAACTCGACCGTTTGCTTGAAGACGCGGCTTCCGACACAGACCAACAAAGACAGAAGGCAGACTATGACCGAGTACAGGAGATTCTGGCCAGCGATCTGCCTACTCTCAACCTCTGGTATCTGGATACAGTTCTGGTCCACAGCCGGAGGCTGCAAAATATTCATTTGTCGCCTTCAGGCAATTATGATTTTTTGCGCGATGCGACAGTAAAGGAATAA